Proteins encoded in a region of the Acidobacteriota bacterium genome:
- a CDS encoding serine hydrolase: MKRLFSISLVVVFLLAALSFQAVAQTPADSTNLTVAINQELEKVFKPNEPGAAVIAVKDGQVVFRKGYGMANLELGVAIEPDMIFRIGSITKQFTAVSILMLMEQGKLSLSDEITKFLPDYPTQGHKITIEHLLTHTSGIKSYTGLPEWRPLWRKDLKMTELIDLFKDKPMEFAPGAGWNYNNSAYVLLGAIIEKITGQSYGDFVEKNIFAPLGMKQSFYDNTQRVIPHRAAGYARGQGGYVNAEYLSMTHPRAAGSLMSTVDDLAKWDAALYTEKLVKQESLKKAWTPFVLNDGRPTKYGYGWGVTTLEGERMLTHSGGINGFTCDAARLPESKIYVAILTNREGGTANLVPKIAAMVAGKTLRDPVATKLPPTTLDKYVGVYQLNEKADVIVTREGESLFVQRPNAPRQEVLPISETEFFPKAQPAARIRFKLQENGAISSIVLPSGMAPDDEAKKTDKPLPKPKEVAKVDPTVLDRYVGEYELMPNLILTVTREGDKLMGQPTGQSKRELLPESATIFNIPQVAAQIEFVVEGGKATSLILNQGGEKLTAKKIK; the protein is encoded by the coding sequence ATGAAAAGACTATTCTCGATTTCACTCGTTGTTGTTTTTCTGCTTGCTGCTTTGTCTTTTCAAGCAGTGGCACAAACTCCAGCAGACAGCACTAATTTAACTGTTGCGATCAATCAGGAACTGGAAAAAGTCTTCAAACCGAACGAACCCGGCGCGGCAGTCATCGCCGTCAAAGATGGGCAGGTCGTCTTTCGCAAAGGCTACGGCATGGCCAATTTGGAACTCGGCGTGGCGATTGAGCCGGATATGATTTTTCGCATCGGTTCGATCACCAAACAATTCACAGCGGTTTCGATTCTGATGCTGATGGAACAAGGCAAGCTGAGCCTTTCCGATGAAATCACGAAGTTCCTGCCCGATTACCCCACGCAAGGTCACAAAATCACGATTGAGCATTTGTTGACGCACACCTCCGGCATCAAAAGTTATACGGGCTTGCCGGAATGGCGTCCATTGTGGCGCAAGGATTTGAAGATGACCGAGCTGATTGACCTGTTCAAAGACAAGCCGATGGAATTTGCGCCCGGCGCAGGCTGGAATTACAACAACTCGGCGTATGTGCTGCTCGGCGCAATTATTGAAAAGATCACGGGGCAAAGCTACGGAGATTTCGTCGAAAAGAATATCTTTGCGCCGCTGGGCATGAAGCAATCGTTTTACGACAACACGCAGCGTGTCATTCCACACCGCGCCGCCGGATATGCCAGAGGCCAGGGCGGTTATGTCAACGCCGAATACCTGAGCATGACACATCCGCGCGCGGCGGGTTCGTTGATGTCCACGGTGGATGATCTGGCGAAATGGGATGCGGCGCTGTATACCGAAAAACTGGTCAAACAGGAATCGCTGAAAAAAGCCTGGACGCCGTTTGTGCTGAACGATGGCAGACCAACCAAGTACGGGTACGGTTGGGGCGTGACCACGCTGGAAGGCGAACGGATGCTGACGCACAGCGGCGGCATCAACGGCTTTACGTGCGATGCGGCTCGGCTGCCCGAATCGAAAATTTACGTCGCCATTTTGACCAACCGCGAAGGGGGCACTGCCAATCTGGTGCCCAAGATCGCCGCAATGGTTGCGGGAAAAACGCTGCGCGATCCTGTAGCCACAAAGCTCCCGCCAACAACCCTGGACAAATATGTTGGCGTCTACCAACTCAATGAAAAAGCGGACGTCATTGTTACGCGCGAAGGCGAATCCCTCTTTGTCCAACGCCCCAACGCTCCCCGGCAGGAAGTTTTGCCGATCTCTGAAACTGAATTTTTCCCGAAGGCGCAACCCGCGGCGCGCATCCGGTTCAAGCTGCAAGAAAACGGAGCGATTTCCTCCATCGTGCTGCCTTCCGGCATGGCTCCGGACGACGAAGCCAAGAAAACCGACAAGCCTTTGCCAAAGCCGAAAGAAGTGGCCAAAGTTGACCCAACGGTTTTAGATCGCTACGTTGGCGAATACGAATTGATGCCCAATCTTATTCTGACCGTCACTCGTGAAGGCGACAAACTGATGGGACAGCCCACGGGACAATCGAAGCGAGAGCTTCTGCCGGAATCGGCGACGATCTTCAACATCCCGCAAGTCGCCGCCCAAATCGAATTTGTGGTCGAAGGGGGCAAAGCAACCAGCTTGATCCTGAATCAAGGCGGCGAGAAATTGACGGCAAAGAAAATCAAATGA
- a CDS encoding S9 family peptidase produces MIRTSLLTVILFFTAAFTATLSPQTSVTAQQRRIPTVDDLLNVKTAGGAQISPDGKYVAYTVNETDWKQDAYINHIWLTELATGKSLQLTRGEKSAGNPQWSPDGAWLAFTSNRIGDKNQIFVIHPDGGEAMQLTKAENGVNGFAWSRDGKSFAFTSSDADQKAAKARQDYLGGFEVVRKEYNFSHLWTLDVAEALKAPATGTQRTTGKDFTVGSFDWSPDGSKIAFSATINSDLINGGTSDVYLLTLADNSVKKLVSQAGPDNNPNFSPDGKWIVFSSAMGNPKFFHANSHLALVSMDGGAPRSITDGFDEQPQFVEWNADGIYFGGLQKTASHLFRLDPMTGKFTRITGPDNLMLGGASLTKDGKQMAFTAPSPISLSEVYVSSVASFSPRKLTAMTDQLKDFTLATREVISWPSKDGATIEGILIKPADFDAAKKYPLLCIIHGGPTGIDRPTLLDRTYYPSDIWAAKGALVLKVNYRGSAGYGEKFRQLNVRNLGVGDAWDVISGVDYLIGKGWVDGNRVGCMGWSQGGYISAFLTTSSDRFKAISVGAGISNWATYYYNTDITPFTIQYLGDDPADDPAIYAKTSPMTYIKQAKTPTLIQHGEFDKRVPIPNGYELRQGLEDRGVPVEMIVYKGYGHGITKPKSMRAVMTHNLGWFNHYIFGEAKPDFAKPDLPKKDDKDATKSQAGN; encoded by the coding sequence ATGATCAGAACTTCTTTGCTAACCGTCATTCTTTTTTTCACTGCCGCCTTCACCGCGACCTTATCTCCGCAAACCAGTGTAACCGCACAGCAGCGTCGCATACCGACCGTGGACGATTTACTGAACGTCAAAACTGCCGGTGGCGCGCAAATTTCGCCGGATGGCAAGTATGTCGCTTACACGGTCAATGAAACCGACTGGAAGCAGGATGCCTATATCAACCACATCTGGCTGACGGAGTTGGCGACAGGAAAATCGTTGCAATTGACTCGCGGAGAGAAGTCGGCGGGAAATCCGCAGTGGTCGCCCGACGGAGCCTGGCTGGCGTTCACCTCAAACCGCATTGGCGACAAGAATCAAATTTTCGTTATTCATCCCGACGGCGGCGAAGCGATGCAATTGACCAAAGCGGAAAATGGTGTGAACGGATTTGCATGGTCGCGCGACGGCAAAAGCTTTGCCTTTACCTCCAGCGACGCCGATCAAAAAGCAGCCAAAGCGCGGCAGGATTACCTGGGCGGGTTTGAGGTCGTGCGCAAAGAATACAACTTTTCGCATTTGTGGACGTTGGACGTTGCCGAAGCCTTGAAAGCTCCGGCCACCGGGACGCAACGTACAACAGGCAAAGATTTCACCGTCGGCAGTTTTGATTGGTCGCCTGACGGATCGAAGATCGCGTTCAGCGCGACGATCAACTCCGATCTGATCAACGGAGGAACCTCGGATGTTTACCTGCTGACGCTGGCTGACAATTCCGTCAAAAAACTGGTGTCGCAAGCAGGCCCGGACAATAATCCGAACTTTTCGCCCGACGGCAAATGGATCGTGTTTAGTTCCGCAATGGGCAATCCGAAATTCTTTCACGCCAATTCACACCTGGCTTTGGTTTCGATGGACGGCGGCGCGCCACGGTCAATCACGGACGGATTTGACGAACAGCCGCAGTTTGTCGAATGGAACGCCGACGGCATTTACTTTGGCGGATTGCAAAAAACGGCTTCGCATTTGTTTCGGCTCGATCCGATGACGGGCAAATTCACGCGCATCACCGGGCCTGACAATCTCATGCTTGGCGGCGCAAGTTTGACCAAAGACGGCAAACAGATGGCATTTACCGCGCCGTCGCCCATCTCGCTCAGTGAAGTGTACGTGTCATCAGTTGCCAGCTTTTCCCCGCGCAAACTGACAGCGATGACTGACCAACTTAAAGACTTCACGCTGGCCACGCGCGAGGTCATTTCCTGGCCGAGCAAAGACGGCGCAACCATCGAAGGCATTTTGATCAAACCCGCCGACTTCGATGCGGCGAAAAAGTATCCGCTGTTGTGCATCATTCACGGAGGCCCGACGGGCATTGATCGGCCCACGCTGCTCGACAGAACGTACTACCCTTCCGACATCTGGGCGGCGAAAGGCGCGCTGGTGTTGAAAGTCAACTATCGTGGCAGCGCGGGCTATGGCGAAAAATTCCGGCAATTGAACGTCCGCAACCTCGGCGTGGGCGATGCATGGGATGTGATTTCCGGCGTGGATTATTTGATCGGCAAAGGCTGGGTAGACGGCAACCGAGTCGGCTGCATGGGTTGGAGCCAGGGCGGATACATCTCGGCGTTCCTGACGACTTCCAGCGACCGGTTCAAGGCGATTTCCGTCGGCGCTGGCATTTCCAACTGGGCGACGTATTACTACAACACGGACATCACGCCGTTCACCATTCAATATCTGGGCGATGATCCGGCGGATGACCCGGCGATTTACGCCAAGACATCGCCGATGACATACATCAAACAAGCCAAAACACCGACGCTGATTCAGCACGGCGAATTCGACAAACGCGTGCCGATTCCGAACGGCTACGAATTGCGACAAGGTTTGGAAGATCGCGGCGTCCCGGTGGAAATGATCGTCTATAAAGGTTACGGCCACGGCATCACCAAACCGAAATCCATGCGCGCCGTGATGACGCACAACCTCGGCTGGTTCAACCATTACATCTTCGGCGAAGCCAAACCCGATTTCGCCAAGCCGGATTTGCCGAAAAAAGACGACAAAGACGCAACGAAGAGCCAGGCAGGAAATTGA
- a CDS encoding DUF1501 domain-containing protein, producing the protein MKENQFEVSRRTFLGQGFAGLGSIALATLFDQRVLGAANPQSAIHTLQSKGVVNPLHHAARAKRVIFLYQAGGPSHLETFDYKPELAKMHGRPMPESFTKGQQIAQLQNQKLMCFGPQFQFKRFGKSGQEINELFTEIGGIADDVCIIRSMWGEQINHDPAHQLMNTGSIIAGRPSMGSWLLYGLGAETENLPGFVVLMSSGVGGQNQPVAQRQWSAGFLPSKFQGVKLNSIGDPVLYINNPAGLNAEMQRDSIAAINKLNKLQFDATKDAEALTRIAQYEMAFRMQSSVPDLTDMSKEPKQMLELYGAKPGDGSFASNCLLARRLAERGVRFVQLYHRDWDHHNNIPSSIPLKAKEVDRATAALIKDLKQRGMFDDTLIIWGGEFGRTPMSQGGNGRDHHIKGFSYMLAGGGIKGGMTYGATDELGYAAVENPVSVHDLHATMLHLLGINHLRLTVKFQGIDARLTNVSGEVVKAILA; encoded by the coding sequence ATGAAAGAGAATCAATTCGAGGTGAGTCGCCGCACCTTTCTGGGCCAAGGATTTGCTGGACTTGGTTCCATTGCGTTGGCGACATTGTTTGATCAAAGGGTTTTGGGGGCGGCGAATCCGCAATCCGCAATCCACACTCTGCAATCCAAAGGCGTGGTCAATCCGCTGCATCACGCGGCCAGAGCCAAACGCGTGATTTTCCTGTATCAAGCCGGCGGGCCTTCGCATCTGGAAACCTTCGATTACAAACCGGAACTGGCCAAGATGCACGGGCGTCCGATGCCGGAATCCTTCACCAAAGGGCAGCAAATCGCGCAATTGCAAAACCAAAAGCTGATGTGTTTCGGTCCGCAATTCCAGTTCAAACGCTTCGGAAAATCGGGACAGGAAATCAACGAATTGTTTACGGAAATCGGCGGCATCGCCGATGACGTTTGCATCATTCGTTCGATGTGGGGCGAACAGATCAATCACGATCCGGCGCATCAGTTGATGAACACGGGTTCGATCATCGCCGGGCGGCCGAGCATGGGATCGTGGCTGTTGTACGGACTTGGAGCCGAAACCGAAAACCTTCCGGGCTTTGTGGTGCTGATGTCTTCCGGCGTTGGAGGCCAAAATCAGCCCGTTGCGCAACGCCAATGGTCCGCCGGGTTTTTGCCCAGCAAGTTTCAAGGCGTGAAGCTGAATTCGATTGGCGATCCGGTGTTGTACATCAACAACCCCGCAGGGCTTAACGCGGAAATGCAGCGCGATTCCATTGCGGCAATCAACAAGCTGAACAAGTTGCAATTCGATGCAACCAAAGATGCCGAAGCGTTGACACGCATCGCGCAATACGAAATGGCGTTTCGCATGCAATCTTCGGTGCCGGATTTGACCGATATGAGCAAAGAGCCGAAACAGATGTTGGAGCTGTACGGAGCCAAACCGGGCGACGGTTCATTTGCTTCAAACTGTTTGTTGGCGCGCCGTTTGGCCGAACGCGGCGTGCGCTTCGTTCAGCTTTACCATCGCGATTGGGATCATCACAACAACATTCCGTCCAGCATTCCGCTCAAAGCCAAAGAAGTGGATCGCGCGACGGCTGCGTTGATCAAGGATTTGAAACAGCGCGGCATGTTCGATGACACGCTGATCATTTGGGGCGGAGAATTTGGCCGCACACCGATGTCACAGGGCGGCAATGGTCGCGACCATCACATCAAAGGCTTTTCGTACATGCTGGCGGGTGGAGGAATCAAAGGCGGCATGACGTATGGCGCGACGGATGAGCTTGGATATGCTGCGGTTGAAAATCCTGTCAGCGTTCACGACCTGCACGCGACGATGCTGCATTTGCTGGGGATCAATCATCTGCGACTGACGGTCAAGTTCCAGGGGATAGACGCGCGGCTGACAAATGTTTCCGGTGAAGTCGTGAAGGCGATTTTGGCCTGA
- a CDS encoding PSD1 domain-containing protein produces the protein MSAYIRTRKLLLVAVIAGLAAAALLSNRQISAQGNVIRFNRDIRPIFADTCYRCHGPDKNARKAGLRLDIRQEAIKKTRSGVTPIVPGKPDESEIIRRIFSTDKSELMPPEEIHKELTAAQKELIRRWVAEGAKYEGHWAYQPIARSAVPEIRNPQSAIRNPIDAFIQARLAKEGLSPAPEADRRTLIRRVSLDLTGIPPTSAEIAAFIADKSPDAYEKLVDRLLGSPRYAEKQTMHWLDAVRYADTSGFHGDNAYPTWPYRDYVLRSFLENKPFDQFTREQIAGDLLPNATTEQKVASAYNRLNRVSAEGGLQPKEYLAKYAADRVRTTSIVWLGATMGCAECHDHKFDPYLSKDFYSMKAFFADIKETGLVPDRGRNAWGSKLELPTEAQKRQFDKLTQDLDWAQTELDEQAEKLNARRAAWEQQTLQEFEAGKLAWQFQTPISASSTGGTTLTIYNDQPLVVTQYRGGNIVSEEIKGDGLVVASGENSDNATYTVSFKPGAGEWTALGIEVVQDESLPANRVARGADRFVLTEVDTSVGRTPLSFVLATTDRAGEWPENHPMNAIDGNAKTGWGMSFADGRGAFIALRLAQKLKTDAESVVTVRLHHDSELRRATIGRFRLALSSAEYSWPDHQAKSSRPMNGLPFEIAAALKESPDKRTDAQNKQLQSFFQWTASELQPLTIRVAKLEAERDLLDSQIPRVMITETMTPAETRILPRGNFLDESGQVVNPAIPMMFNAAAAAKPEANERRLTRLDLANWIVSKENPLTARVFVNRLWREFFGVGISKTLDDLGSQGEWPTHPELLDWLASEFLHPSDCGLRIADCGKTQPHDWDVKHIIRLIVTSHTYRQSSNPQTAPIESKQENPQSIIHNPHSADPDNRLLAHQNRFRMDAEIVRDIALSVSGLLVEKFGGPSIKPVQPERYLATLNFPVRDYSEERGENLYRRGVYVHWQRTFLHPSLSTFDAPSREECTVNRTNSNTPLQALVLLNDPIFVEAARVFAQNALQHGGLTPTSQIAWAFERATGRKPTSEEMRVLSELHQKSLAGFLRDPKSARELASVGDAPTPKGLASAKLAAMITVTRAILNLHETITRN, from the coding sequence ATGAGCGCCTACATCCGAACTCGCAAACTTTTGCTGGTTGCCGTAATCGCTGGGTTGGCTGCTGCGGCTTTGTTATCGAATCGGCAGATTTCCGCACAAGGCAATGTCATCAGGTTCAATCGAGATATTCGACCGATCTTCGCAGACACCTGTTACCGCTGCCACGGGCCGGACAAAAACGCACGCAAAGCCGGATTGCGATTGGACATTCGCCAAGAAGCGATCAAGAAAACCCGTTCGGGTGTGACGCCCATCGTTCCCGGCAAACCCGACGAAAGCGAAATCATTCGCCGCATCTTTTCGACCGACAAGTCCGAATTGATGCCGCCCGAAGAAATCCACAAGGAACTGACCGCCGCACAGAAGGAATTGATTCGCCGCTGGGTTGCCGAAGGCGCAAAATACGAAGGCCACTGGGCCTATCAACCCATCGCACGTTCCGCGGTTCCGGAAATCCGCAATCCGCAATCCGCAATCCGCAATCCGATAGACGCGTTTATTCAAGCTCGTTTAGCCAAAGAAGGATTGTCGCCCGCGCCCGAAGCCGACCGCCGAACCTTGATTCGCCGCGTCTCGCTTGATTTGACGGGCATCCCGCCCACGTCAGCGGAAATCGCCGCCTTCATCGCCGACAAATCGCCAGATGCGTACGAAAAACTGGTTGACCGATTGCTCGGCAGCCCACGGTACGCAGAAAAACAAACCATGCATTGGCTGGACGCGGTTCGATATGCTGACACCTCCGGCTTTCACGGAGACAATGCGTATCCGACTTGGCCTTACCGCGATTATGTGTTGCGTTCGTTTTTGGAAAACAAACCCTTCGATCAATTTACGCGCGAACAAATTGCGGGCGATTTGCTGCCGAACGCGACGACCGAGCAAAAAGTTGCTTCGGCTTATAACCGATTAAATCGCGTTTCCGCCGAAGGCGGTTTGCAGCCGAAAGAGTATCTAGCCAAATACGCGGCCGACCGCGTTCGCACAACCAGCATCGTCTGGTTAGGCGCGACGATGGGATGCGCCGAATGCCACGACCACAAATTCGATCCGTATTTGTCGAAGGACTTTTATTCGATGAAAGCCTTTTTCGCCGACATCAAGGAAACCGGCCTGGTTCCGGATCGAGGTCGCAACGCCTGGGGATCGAAGCTGGAATTGCCGACCGAAGCGCAAAAACGCCAGTTTGACAAACTGACGCAGGATTTGGACTGGGCGCAAACTGAATTGGACGAACAAGCGGAAAAACTCAACGCACGCCGCGCCGCTTGGGAACAACAAACGCTGCAAGAGTTTGAGGCGGGTAAGTTGGCTTGGCAGTTTCAAACGCCAATTTCCGCCAGTTCAACCGGTGGAACAACGCTGACGATTTATAACGACCAGCCTTTGGTCGTTACGCAATATCGAGGCGGCAATATCGTTTCCGAAGAAATCAAAGGCGATGGATTGGTCGTTGCCAGCGGCGAAAATTCAGATAACGCGACCTACACCGTCAGTTTCAAACCCGGCGCTGGCGAATGGACTGCGCTGGGCATCGAAGTTGTTCAGGACGAAAGTTTGCCCGCCAATCGCGTCGCGCGCGGAGCGGATCGGTTTGTGCTCACCGAAGTTGATACCTCAGTTGGACGGACTCCGCTCAGCTTTGTGTTAGCGACGACAGATCGTGCAGGAGAGTGGCCGGAAAACCATCCGATGAATGCGATTGACGGGAACGCCAAAACCGGTTGGGGAATGTCATTTGCCGACGGGCGCGGAGCCTTCATCGCGTTGCGATTGGCGCAGAAATTGAAGACCGACGCAGAATCGGTTGTCACCGTTCGGTTGCATCACGATTCCGAACTGCGAAGAGCGACGATTGGCCGGTTCCGATTGGCGCTATCGTCGGCAGAATATTCGTGGCCGGATCATCAAGCGAAATCTTCGCGCCCAATGAACGGCTTGCCGTTTGAAATTGCCGCGGCGTTGAAAGAATCACCGGACAAACGAACTGACGCGCAGAACAAACAACTTCAGTCGTTTTTCCAGTGGACCGCGTCGGAACTGCAACCGCTGACAATTCGTGTCGCCAAACTGGAAGCCGAGCGCGATTTGCTGGATTCGCAAATTCCGCGCGTGATGATCACCGAAACGATGACGCCTGCGGAAACGCGAATTTTGCCGCGCGGCAATTTCCTGGATGAATCCGGACAGGTTGTGAATCCCGCAATCCCAATGATGTTTAATGCGGCTGCTGCGGCCAAGCCGGAAGCAAACGAACGGCGATTGACCCGGCTGGATTTGGCGAACTGGATTGTTTCCAAAGAAAACCCGCTCACCGCGCGCGTGTTCGTCAATCGGCTGTGGCGAGAGTTTTTCGGCGTGGGCATTTCCAAAACGCTGGACGACCTGGGGTCGCAAGGCGAATGGCCTACACATCCTGAACTACTGGATTGGCTGGCCAGCGAATTTCTTCATCCGTCCGATTGCGGATTGCGGATTGCGGATTGCGGAAAAACGCAACCGCACGATTGGGATGTCAAACATATCATCCGATTGATTGTCACCAGCCACACATACCGTCAAAGCAGCAATCCACAAACGGCGCCAATCGAATCGAAGCAGGAAAATCCGCAATCCATAATCCACAATCCTCACTCCGCAGATCCTGACAATCGTCTGCTTGCGCATCAAAACCGGTTTCGCATGGATGCCGAAATCGTTCGTGACATCGCGCTGAGCGTTTCCGGTTTGTTGGTGGAAAAATTCGGCGGACCTTCGATCAAACCTGTGCAGCCCGAACGGTATTTGGCAACGCTGAACTTTCCGGTGCGCGATTATTCGGAAGAGCGCGGCGAAAATCTGTATCGTCGCGGCGTGTACGTTCACTGGCAGCGAACGTTTCTGCACCCATCCTTGAGCACTTTCGATGCGCCATCGCGCGAAGAGTGCACGGTCAATCGAACGAACTCGAATACGCCGCTGCAAGCGTTGGTCTTGCTGAACGATCCGATCTTTGTCGAAGCGGCACGCGTATTCGCTCAAAACGCATTGCAACACGGCGGACTGACGCCAACATCGCAAATCGCCTGGGCGTTTGAACGAGCCACAGGGCGCAAACCAACGTCAGAAGAGATGCGCGTGCTCTCGGAACTTCATCAAAAAAGCTTGGCTGGTTTCCTGCGCGATCCCAAATCCGCGCGAGAGTTGGCAAGTGTTGGCGATGCTCCAACTCCGAAAGGTTTGGCTTCAGCAAAACTGGCCGCAATGATCACCGTCACGCGAGCGATTCTGAATCTGCACGAAACCATCACCAGAAATTAA
- a CDS encoding long-chain fatty acid--CoA ligase, producing the protein MMNTPLTMPVLMDRGPMLHPETEIVSKMRDKIHRYTYAELGKRARQFANAITRLGIKQGDRVATLAWNGYRHLEVYYATPCMGAVLHTLNLRLSAADLEYIVNHAEDSVICVDDDLLPILEKLAGKIPAVKHIIVMNNTGNQASDALAASAKIHDYEELIAGEPTEFTWPEIDENSPMGLCYTSGTTGHPKGVMYTHRSNYLHTITGGLPDALGLKRDDVVMAVVPMFHANAWGLPYICMMLGLKQVFPGPTMDGASVCQLLQDEKVTFTGGVPTIWMGVISELQANPGKYDLSNLREMVCGGSSPPRAMIDWLETNLGIDFIQAWGMTETSPLGTVCRLKPKMKNLPREKKLDIKQRAGLYTPGLRLRIVNDFGEEVPHDGASMGRLLVKGPWIAATYYRTDPTPDKFPDGWLDTGDVATLDTEGYMAIADRSKDLVKSGGEWISSVDLENAIMAVPGVAEAAVIAIAHPKWDERPLACVVKKPGAELTKDQIYDHLLKSFAKWWMPDDILFIDAVPKTSVGKFDKKVLREQFKDFQLKS; encoded by the coding sequence ATGATGAACACGCCGTTGACGATGCCGGTGTTGATGGACCGGGGGCCAATGCTCCATCCGGAAACCGAAATCGTTTCGAAGATGCGGGACAAGATTCACCGCTATACCTATGCCGAACTGGGCAAACGCGCGCGGCAATTCGCCAATGCCATCACCAGGCTCGGCATCAAACAGGGCGACCGCGTCGCTACGTTGGCCTGGAACGGATACCGCCATCTGGAAGTGTATTACGCTACGCCGTGCATGGGAGCGGTGCTGCATACATTGAATTTGCGGCTTTCGGCTGCTGATTTGGAATACATCGTCAATCACGCCGAAGATTCCGTGATTTGCGTGGACGATGATTTGTTGCCAATTCTGGAAAAGCTGGCCGGCAAGATTCCCGCCGTCAAACACATCATTGTGATGAACAACACGGGCAATCAAGCTTCCGACGCGCTGGCCGCTTCCGCCAAGATTCACGATTATGAAGAGCTGATCGCGGGCGAGCCGACCGAATTCACCTGGCCGGAAATTGACGAGAATTCGCCGATGGGATTGTGTTACACCAGCGGAACCACTGGCCATCCGAAAGGCGTGATGTACACTCACCGGTCGAATTACCTGCACACAATAACCGGCGGGTTGCCTGACGCGCTGGGATTAAAACGCGATGACGTGGTGATGGCTGTTGTGCCGATGTTTCACGCCAACGCCTGGGGATTGCCCTATATCTGCATGATGCTGGGATTGAAACAGGTATTCCCCGGCCCGACGATGGACGGCGCTTCGGTGTGCCAGTTATTGCAGGATGAAAAAGTCACCTTCACCGGCGGCGTGCCGACCATCTGGATGGGCGTCATCAGCGAACTGCAAGCCAATCCCGGCAAATACGATTTGTCCAATTTGCGCGAAATGGTTTGTGGAGGCTCTTCCCCGCCGCGCGCGATGATTGACTGGCTGGAAACCAATCTCGGTATTGATTTCATTCAAGCCTGGGGCATGACCGAAACCTCGCCGCTCGGTACAGTTTGTCGGTTGAAACCGAAGATGAAAAACCTGCCGCGCGAAAAGAAGCTGGACATCAAACAGCGCGCAGGTCTTTACACGCCGGGTTTGCGGCTGCGCATCGTCAACGACTTTGGCGAAGAAGTTCCGCACGATGGCGCTTCGATGGGACGGTTGTTGGTCAAAGGGCCTTGGATCGCCGCGACGTATTACCGAACCGATCCGACGCCGGACAAATTTCCCGATGGATGGCTGGACACGGGCGACGTGGCGACACTGGACACTGAAGGTTATATGGCCATTGCCGACCGGTCGAAAGATTTGGTCAAAAGCGGCGGCGAATGGATTTCGTCCGTAGATTTGGAAAACGCGATTATGGCCGTGCCGGGCGTTGCCGAAGCCGCCGTCATCGCCATTGCACATCCGAAATGGGACGAACGCCCGCTGGCTTGCGTTGTGAAAAAACCCGGCGCGGAACTGACCAAAGATCAGATTTACGATCACTTGCTGAAGAGCTTCGCCAAATGGTGGATGCCCGACGACATCCTCTTCATTGACGCTGTTCCCAAAACCAGCGTCGGCAAATTCGACAAGAAAGTCTTGCGCGAACAATTCAAGGATTTTCAATTGAAGTCATAA